The genomic region CTGCGCTTGCACCACCCTCAGCACTGACGGAGTGGCTCCTCATTGCATGAACCTTTGATAGGACTGCAATCCTAATTTTACCCTGGGAAACCCTGGCTGCCTCAAAGGTGGCTCTTAAACCGGCTAAGCCGGAACCAATAATTATCAAATCGTACTTAAGTACTTCAGTCATATCTTACTTCGTTTTACATAGGTGGTTTATATTTTCTTCCCTTATCGAAACATCAGGGCTGGGATAAGCATTATTAATACCTTCCTTAGTATGGCTTATTTGAATGGCATTTTTGAATGAGGAGGAGTTGGAGAGTAAGATTAAGGAATTGAGTAGTGAAATTCTTAGGATTAGGAATGAAATTGAGAGTAGGGAGAAGGAGCGGGAGGGCCTTCGTAATGAGTTGAATAAGGTTAGGGAAGAGATAAGTTCAGTGATAAATCAACTCAATAGTAAGAGGGCTGAGTTGAAGGGTGTTAAGGATGAAATCGCTAAGCTGAGGAAGAGTAGGGATGACATAGTGAGTACGTTAAAGCAACTTAAGGATAAAAGACTTGAACTGCTTAAGAGGATTAAGGAATTGATAGATAGGGTAAGGAAGTATAGGGAATTGCTGAAAATGGTTAATGACTTAATTGGTGGTAAACCCGTTGATAAGGATAAGTTAAAGGAGTTAATAGATAAGCTTGAGTTTGAGCATGAGATATCGCCCACGGATCCTGAGAAGGAGTGGGAATTCTTTAGGACAATACAGCAGTTGGAGAAGGAGTTGAACGCGGCCGAAGTACTTTCGAGAATTAAGGAATACATAAGTCGTGACTCTCAGGAAATTGAGAAAATGCGTAAGGAAAGGATGGAGTTAGGGCAGCAAATGAGGGATCTTTATAATAATGTCCTTGCTAATATCAAGTCTCAAATACAGGAATTGAAGAAGAAGAGGGAATCCATTGTTAATGAAATCATTCAATTAAAGAGTAAGAGGGACTCGCTTAAGGCTCGTCGGGATGAGTTAAAGAAGGCTATATTGAGTAAGTCGGCTGAGATTAAGGATTTAAGGACTCGCTTAAGGGAATTGAATGAGGAATTAAACAAGTACCAACTATTACTGGCGGCTGCACGCAAGTCGAAAAGCCTCGCCATAAAGAAGCAGGAGGAGGCAAGGATCAAGGAAGAGTTAAGGAGAAGGGCTGAGGAAGGCCTTCAGAAGTTGATGAAGGGTGAAAGAGTATCACTGAATGATTTATTAGGTCTGGAGTATGATGAAGAAAATGAGAAGTGAGCCATGTCTAAGCTCGTAAGAAGACTAATAGTGCTCTATGTCGATAGGGATAATGACGTAGGCGAAAGGCTTGGTGTTCCTACACCAATAATTGGCAGGAATAATGTGCTTAAGGTGGCTACGGAATACATACTTAGGTACCCAGATGACTCTGATGCAAACGCCATGTTCGGCGCAATACAGCTTTATGATACTTTGATCTCCACGTTTGGCTCTGAGAACGTCGAGATAGCCGTGATTACAGGGACAAGTTCGGAGGATGTTACTGCTGACATGAAGATACTTAGTGAGGTTGATAAGGTACTTCAGGTATTTGATGCAGATGGATTCGTAGTGGTTTCTGATGGACCTTCTGATGAGGTTGTTGTCCCGCTTATTCAATCAAGGAGACCCGTGGTTTCCGTAAGAAGAATCGTAGTTAAGCAAACGAGGGGCTTTGAAGAATTTGCAGTGCTTGCCAGGTACTACATTGGTAAATTATTTAGTGAACCTAGATATAGAAGGTACGCACTTGGTGTACCTGGAGCCTTATTACTCATTTATGGAGCATTTTATAGCGTGTGGCCGTATATACCAGCCATGATTAGGACTATGATTGTGGCAAGCATTACGATACTGCTGGGTGTTGTATTCATACTTTATGGCTTTAATCTTCATGAGAATATGCTTCGATTTCTTAGGATGTATGAGGCCACGTTCTTTATATCGGCTCTCTCGATATTTTTCGTAATAATATACTCACTATCTACCTACTATATGCTACATCAGACTATACCACT from Vulcanisaeta distributa DSM 14429 harbors:
- a CDS encoding coiled-coil protein; protein product: MAFLNEEELESKIKELSSEILRIRNEIESREKEREGLRNELNKVREEISSVINQLNSKRAELKGVKDEIAKLRKSRDDIVSTLKQLKDKRLELLKRIKELIDRVRKYRELLKMVNDLIGGKPVDKDKLKELIDKLEFEHEISPTDPEKEWEFFRTIQQLEKELNAAEVLSRIKEYISRDSQEIEKMRKERMELGQQMRDLYNNVLANIKSQIQELKKKRESIVNEIIQLKSKRDSLKARRDELKKAILSKSAEIKDLRTRLRELNEELNKYQLLLAAARKSKSLAIKKQEEARIKEELRRRAEEGLQKLMKGERVSLNDLLGLEYDEENEK
- a CDS encoding DUF373 family protein — protein: MSKLVRRLIVLYVDRDNDVGERLGVPTPIIGRNNVLKVATEYILRYPDDSDANAMFGAIQLYDTLISTFGSENVEIAVITGTSSEDVTADMKILSEVDKVLQVFDADGFVVVSDGPSDEVVVPLIQSRRPVVSVRRIVVKQTRGFEEFAVLARYYIGKLFSEPRYRRYALGVPGALLLIYGAFYSVWPYIPAMIRTMIVASITILLGVVFILYGFNLHENMLRFLRMYEATFFISALSIFFVIIYSLSTYYMLHQTIPLWGALNVFDLVGLVVGAILTVNAIEVYTKFRIRPFGRVAADVLLTVFLLLVASDLAGYMFGKVSTYTLLFNLMIYTVIGLITLIALGILRNRYGKIKGGGKSGSKGLGVR